A window of Cryptomeria japonica unplaced genomic scaffold, Sugi_1.0 HiC_scaffold_134, whole genome shotgun sequence genomic DNA:
ggcgaggaggcaccgtcatcatacattgatgatgtattggtaagatttgtgttttcacagttcatgttatattttaattaaatatttataaattagataatattaagtactaatttttatttacatggtctatttaacagttgatgaccgaggatgagttgagacagattcaagagggcaccttgtcgaccatttcatttggcctcgatagcttgacggtacatatattattgcacctagtcatttgtattttattgtacatacatgctcatcatttatatttgtattaattagattatgtagtaacttgcatgtatatcttattttactcttgtagggcacaagcagcacgagtgcggtgcagtgtgatctaggatctggtagtgcaattggagacaagggaaaggtaattgaatgcaaatatgattgaatgaatagtttgaataacttatagtgattatacatgtctagacatagattgatagtttcatatacttgttgtgtatatatacagagaatccttggcttcacatccttgatgactacacccagtatacctgaagaagaagaagaagaagagatgcctcgagtaaatgtgtgtttattttattttttgattagtagatataatttgttattatcagtgacaattatatgctaacttgtatcaatgtcatgtttctaaacatatgtaggttgtttatgaaaatattcaaaacatacctcctctaccgaagacatacatcaagagtcctgcaaagctgaagagaaaacgtggagatgaggtaaacatgaatagttcaattaaatagttcatttttatgttaacttttcgaatgtgaattatataatataactaatattaatcatggtttgtttttcttgtgcaggatccttcagagccgagcagtgcggcgaagaggatcgattttgatgatccatcagcagcttaggatgttatagatagttttgggattcttacgtgtctagttggcatgtatattttgtatatggacatacattcacatatttagacatacattttgtttcagttggtgtttatgccatatttgtgtatggacatacatttgtaatcattcgacatttttatatatacagaagttgatattcgatcatataaattgttgctcatctgtgtgtggtgttatcatggaaatctttaatcttcattccaataattaacaatggttaataatggctatttaatgaacaatacaattcatttcatttcatcgtaagtgttgtttttataatgaacaatacaattcatttaatgaacaatacaatacaatttatttaatgaacaatacaattcatttaatcaacaatacaataaaattcattcaatgaacaatacaattcataaacaatacaattcatttaatgaacaataccctatgcatgctccggtttttcccccccactcgatcgaacgctcgaggtcatactctatcggcgtcatcccttgagcgccctaagtgctcaaaattgtcaaactttgatgggccctaacttggaatctgtggcacctgcgaatgatccatttgaacctgcggggccacgagagggatccctacaaaagcctatctcggtttttcaaattttcctatggttttattaaggcaacattttttcggttggcgaaaaatcgttagtctcactgaatggaatgttgtcgcgtggccaatttctcgttcaactcatcgcgatgatgaaccgtcaactccaacatgtctagttaggcataattaccctacgcatgctcctattttgcccccccactcgatcgaacgctcagggtcataccctaccgatgtcgtcccttgagcgccctaagtgctcaaaattgtcaaactttgacgttccctaactcagaatctgtgacacctgtgaatgatccgtttgaacctacagggccacaagaggggtccctacaaaagcctatctcaatatttcaatttgccctatggttttattagggaagcaatttttcggttggcaaaaaaatcattagtctcactcaatggaatgttgtcgcctggtcgatttctcgtccaacttgtcgcgatgacgaaccgtcaactctaacatgtctagttaggcataattaccatacgcatgctcctatttcccccccccactcgatcgaacgctcagggtcataccctatcggcgttgtcccttgagcgccctaagtgctcaaaattgtcaaactttgacgggccctaactcagaatctatggcacctgtgaatgatctgtttgaacctatggggccacgagaggggtccctacaaaatcctatctcggtatttGTTGccgtacggttttattagggcagcaatttttcagttggcaaaaaaatcgtcagtctcactcaatggaatgttgtggcctggtcgatttctcgttcagctcatcgcgatgacgaaacgtcagctctgacatgtccagttaggcataattaccatatgcatgctcctattttgcccccccacttgattgaacgctcggggtcataccctaccagcgtcgtcccttgagcgccctaagtgctcaaaattgtcaaactttgacgggccctaactcagaatctgtggcacctatgaacaatccatttgaacctatggggccacgagaggggtccctacaaaagcctatctcggtatttcaagttgccctacgattttattagggcagcaatttttcggttggcaaaaaaatcgttagtctcactcaatggaatgttgttgcctggtcaatttctcgttcaaatcgtcgcgatgacgaaccgtcagctccaacatgtctagttaggcataattaccctatgcatgctcctattttgcccccccactcaatcgaacgctcagggtcataccctaccggcgtcatcccttgagcaccctaagtgctcaaaattgtcaaactttgacgggccctaactcagaatctctggcacctgcaaatgatccatttgaacccatggggccacaagaggggtccctacaaaagcctatctcggtatttcaagttaccctacggttttattagggcagcaatttttcggttggcaaaaaaatcatcagtcttactcaatggaatgttgtcgcctggtcaatttctcgttcagctcatcgtgatgacgaaccgtcagcttcgacatgtccagttaggcataattaccctatgcatgctcctgctttgcccccccccccactcgatctgacgcttggggtcataccctatgcatgtgacatccatgaagggatatgaagggatattttgtaaacaatcagaaacctttaatgataatcaagttgaagccttgagatttatgcaatatggttcaagtccaaaactgtaccctgagagcattttgattttacttatgtcttgtgtattataataaagaccaatttgccaatgttgcatcttcatatgagagaaaagcttcattttatctcaatacagttgtacctatttcattattagaaaaaataaatatacaaagatctgttattagtatcctctagattatggatttgaattgatattctcaattagttattatttgttcatcttttcttcataaggcacaaccatctggtggttatcatatgaggacaaccatccatgactttcaaagtaattgatatttattcctacacctcacactcacaagattaataataaaatgacatttatgattcatcaaatactgacaaagtctaatcaaaattcaacttcaagatgtatacaacatatcatattcaacttaaagatgcatacaacttaccatattcaagctcatgccaaccaccacttagatattgttatatgtcgattaaagtacaatatatgtaataaaaccatatagtcttacaaaaaagccatcatagaccatctatgtcgattaaagtacaattcatttgtaacaggggcacactcacaatctgaagttgcaaagccctgtgggaagcatcaaattagaaatttattaatctgactcatactactatcaaaagcatcaaagatgctactgctagagaacaccatgctccattgtggagagaatattaggtgcatctgatgtcagcatctgaaaatgaaacaatgttattaaattgccaaaatctaactgactttattttataaaccattaatgaataaaactAGACAAGGTTACCTAAGTGAACgttcgatgaccactttgactagtaggtgttgatgttgaaggcccaatattaacctatttacctgactatcaatgtcaaatgtttgattcaatagatcatctgtcatgacaatttgatccactgcagatgtgtcctagccacatgcatttgaatcatcttcatgataataaatacaacaagacccacaatttaatctcattaatgcacaaaggaatatgtaccatcaccaagagagggtctcgtcaacaacgaatgatctagcatgaacctgtatttttaagaattgttagtctacacataaaatgcatggatgaacataacagatttatgataatcacttcaactgaaatgcatgataataaatgaaaaggtgggatcatataccataaaaatacgtcccttcgaattatatcaacagaacccactatgttgacgcaaaaatcgtaatgtgatactgttgtatatcatcaaaaaataccttcatgagcataaaggttatgcgataattatatcataaaaaattatcaaatagtgttctctaataaaaaaattgtaaagctcatcaaatgcatgataataagttgtgttgcaaaaatacgtcccttccaattatatcgagcgtactcgctatgtgcatgcaaaaaccatgttgccaaaaaaaaacattcatcaatagacctgcattttgaatacatccttaatatacatgtaacaaacttgaacattaaggtttaatgatcattgtttgaaatgaaatgcatgataaaaaaaaaggcaccattaaagacctactactcaagtgtgcctgaagggtcatctctttgtttaagagtatctagtattgcttcatgatcagcagtagtcactatccatagctctttggtcttcggttttgcttgatgcttcaacaacttgacatttgtagatataataaggtgtgaataaattataatggttttgtgtctctcatagtcttcaaatgcaggtatgccattctttctaatcatgtatgttcgcaaccaagttcccacaacaacaactgaacctataggatatgtgaacccatcatcatctgtcactggttgtcttagcttttgttttccctgtacacatcatgccaaccaatattttgatctctcttcattcccttgcggtgcaacaactgtaaaaacatgtcctggttgtacaagatctgatagacgatcatactcaagtgaactttccatgtcatcatttgacaaggatattgtttgagataaaggagttagatagtggggaacccacatatcaacccactcacttgactcgcactgatcccaatcacaccgaagacaactttgacaaaaacaagccaacgctcgtgtccaaatggtccatgtacttgcatctaagctgagatatgaatgcatctttgaagaatctttaattgtttgacaatccaatctatctcccaccgttccctcctcaaccaaccaaaagaatctgctcactgctgaatcaagagtacctccatgtgacaatgttgaactacaccaatcaacaatagaacatgcatcaaagaaatttgcacctgaaatcctcaattgctccttaactagagttctcttcaaacatgcacctgctccatcatgctctcccttcccatgccccgcctcaacaaaacaccaaatatgaggtatacgcctctccacatgcattctactcaaccaataaaacatacgtgcattcttgaattgacttgtacagttatctgaccatattatatgtcggtcaattgcaatatctttctcatgcaagaactcaaaaaaattctcgaaagaatgttgcacatactcgaaggagtgtgatctatcatcactcatataaaaatgatactccctgattatcttcctatcctcttctgtactatcaggagcatgtctatatgtaatgtgaacaaaaatagcaatctagactgaattgtagtactgagactgtacctcattttgtggttgcaatgtatagttctttgcaaaatcaaccaccgatataatagtgccaatcgggaaagagttcttacacatcctgaactgttgatccaaccactgagacctatgggtgtgccttgcatacttgtagaaaagattttccttaaaatccaaaataaaatcagcaatactcacttctcttgagactaatttgcatctagaaccttcacctccactcttcacagtatatttcactgtctcgtatctttttttctcaacataattatttccaaactcatgttcgctgccctcatgaaaacatgaaacaaactttgacaacccaccacattctgagcacttctcattcaaacaataatttctatagaaatagcagccatcatctctagggcataaaaatagatcttgcaagtctcttgatgatcttggaaataacattgcaccacactcctgcaacatctcattagtatgcatcatagaatgaatatgacataaaagttcatggtacattgaaaattccacatggtacttgcaacaacaggtattgcgaatcttaagaggaacacaataaaatggtttcaaagattcaaaggccctttgtgatatttgcaaagttggatgtaattcacaaaaaaatttgtacaacattgtttggcttgattccaagaaatgtttgggatgcggtgtgtggtctcagttgccgattcttaatttcaaaatgtcctttacattgggtgacactctagaattagagtgccaaaattgttgaatctcttccttcacattgtcagtcaactttctatcaacacgtggaagcctcccaccaaatgcccatgtatcttgttgaagtggatcatcaagtctttgtcttcatgcaagtgctctatccaaagttttacagtttatgttaaaatcaacacaagtttgtctcatttgacgagccttcctcaattgatggcttactaaggaggttgtaatcactcttcgagcggctctcttatctctttctttggtattctttccaatagaattgagagcatcaaatatattttttgcaataatagaatttctctccgttttcttgttcatacgaatcttcaatttgtttagcaatggtctcatctttatcatctttagcaattgaacaaagagttggcattgctcggtcaatgtcttattgctaaaattttggttgaaaagttttgtagcccacaaccgaacagttcttgttgacctcttgccttcaagattcgcaataatgttctcatcgatttcaaataacctgtagtcacacaaatctgtccagcttaattaaataaatattcgctatttatttgattaaaaattcactagccatcagttaattaaattaatatttaattaaatcatccccaaacattcttctattaattaaaaaattaacccccaaagtcttccaagaccactaatggctcttacatgaccatttatggctcttaataaccatttatggttatttcaaacttgtctccccaaacatttattgtttttgaccatattcatccatttcacatttgcacaagagtttatccatttgataaaagctttattctttgaataaagagtttattcattcaaccaaccttgactttagctcccaaggtcatttcaagcatttaatgcttattctctcccctctcaacctatctcacattgacacttgtcatcctgggattgggttgaaagccctcacatggattt
This region includes:
- the LOC131866217 gene encoding uncharacterized protein LOC131866217, whose product is MDNADYEVHEMHDAPEVITQTGGYPGESSHARGEEAPSSYIDDVLLMTEDELRQIQEGTLSTISFGLDSLTGTSSTSAVQCDLGSGSAIGDKGKVVYENIQNIPPLPKTYIKSPAKLKRKRGDEDPSEPSSAAKRIDFDDPSAA